A single genomic interval of Mucilaginibacter robiniae harbors:
- a CDS encoding alpha/beta hydrolase-fold protein translates to MKPYLFIFLILLVSSAHAQMIKNDQIIMGRVDSVQSKTLNEQRKIWVYVPASANESTTTKPKYPVVYLLDGEAHFSSLTGVYNS, encoded by the coding sequence ATGAAGCCCTACCTTTTCATTTTCTTAATTCTGTTGGTAAGTAGTGCCCATGCCCAAATGATAAAAAATGATCAAATTATTATGGGGCGTGTTGATAGTGTGCAGTCAAAAACATTGAATGAGCAAAGAAAAATATGGGTATATGTACCGGCAAGTGCTAATGAGAGTACCACTACAAAGCCGAAATACCCAGTAGTGTACTTGCTGGATGGTGAAGCTCATTTTTCTTCCCTTACCGGGGTATACAACAGTTAA